A stretch of the Mesorhizobium huakuii genome encodes the following:
- a CDS encoding TetR/AcrR family transcriptional regulator, with amino-acid sequence MPSRSSLANIGHGKKLLDAGFQTLWNSGYAAAGVRDIVAAADARPGSFTNHFASKEAFAGEVLDRYFAYVSGLVEAALAQDGTPPIGRLRRYLDVITSKLEAHDWARGCMIGNLSLETAVHSEPLRLQLVAIFERWRQPFAACIAEGQATGDITRAFEAEDLADFLLSSWQGAMLRMKVERSPAPLERFKKIIFSTVFAKETTP; translated from the coding sequence GTGCCATCCCGTTCATCACTTGCCAACATCGGACACGGCAAAAAACTTCTCGACGCCGGTTTCCAGACCCTCTGGAACTCGGGCTATGCCGCCGCCGGCGTGCGCGACATCGTTGCCGCCGCCGATGCCCGGCCGGGCTCCTTCACCAATCATTTTGCCTCCAAGGAGGCGTTCGCCGGCGAGGTGCTGGACCGCTACTTCGCCTATGTCAGCGGACTGGTCGAAGCGGCCCTCGCACAGGATGGCACGCCACCCATCGGCAGGCTGCGCCGCTACCTCGACGTCATCACCTCGAAGCTCGAGGCGCATGACTGGGCACGCGGCTGCATGATCGGCAATCTCAGCCTCGAGACAGCCGTGCACAGCGAGCCGCTGCGCCTGCAACTCGTCGCCATTTTCGAGCGCTGGCGCCAGCCCTTCGCCGCCTGCATCGCCGAAGGCCAGGCGACCGGTGACATCACCCGAGCGTTCGAGGCGGAAGACCTCGCCGATTTCCTGCTGTCTTCCTGGCAGGGCGCCATGCTGCGCATGAAGGTCGAACGCAGCCCTGCGCCAC